Proteins encoded in a region of the Gammaproteobacteria bacterium genome:
- the nuoL gene encoding NADH-quinone oxidoreductase subunit L translates to MLDLIWLLPALPLAGFLILAFSGGDLPKSVVASVGAGSIGLAFLVAALSSYEFLSSGQASFQLTLWEWMAAGDFTSAFAFYLDGLTVVMILVITGVGFLIHLYSTGFMIDDPGYGRFFAYMNLFVAAMLVLVLADNLVLLYLGWEGVGLCSYLLIGFWYENPANGYAARKAFVVTRVGDTSMALGLFLLFSQLGTLNIQELMHNAQGQWQTGSGVAVAATLLLLGGAVGKSAQLPLQTWLPDAMAGPTPISALIHAATMVTAGVYLIARTHLLFELAPTVQSLVAWVGLITLLMAGFTALTQNDIKRILAYSTISQIGYMFLGLGVGAWSAAVFHLMTHAFFKALLFLAAGTVILSLHHEHNIFKMGGMRKHLPVAFWSFVIGSAALTALPFTSGYFSKDEILLAALESGGSGTLLWLGGVLGAFFTAIYSFRLVFVVFFGDCPHPAKEVTGFRMAAPLAVLAVLALVGGFIQVPVDAVFSHGETVHEEHHVSFILHALMIAVPIIGVGVAYQFFCARTWSAQSLVKSGLGAALHRFWFSGWGMDRLYQMLFVSPFVALARLNRRDIIDLLVGLLVSITAQANRLLVRTQTGYLRWYAASVMAGLVILIAIGALL, encoded by the coding sequence GTGCTTGATCTAATCTGGCTATTACCGGCGCTTCCGCTAGCAGGGTTTCTTATCCTGGCGTTTTCGGGTGGGGACCTTCCAAAATCCGTTGTTGCCTCTGTAGGGGCCGGCTCTATCGGGCTGGCATTTCTCGTGGCGGCTTTATCAAGTTATGAGTTTCTCTCGTCGGGCCAGGCCAGCTTTCAACTGACTCTCTGGGAGTGGATGGCAGCCGGGGATTTCACTTCAGCGTTCGCGTTTTACCTGGATGGTCTGACGGTCGTCATGATCCTGGTGATCACGGGGGTCGGTTTTCTCATTCATCTTTACTCCACCGGATTCATGATCGACGATCCCGGTTACGGTCGCTTTTTCGCCTACATGAATCTCTTTGTGGCTGCCATGCTGGTACTGGTGCTGGCAGACAACCTGGTACTGTTGTACCTGGGCTGGGAAGGGGTGGGGCTGTGCAGTTATCTGCTGATCGGCTTCTGGTACGAAAATCCCGCCAACGGGTACGCTGCCCGTAAAGCGTTCGTGGTCACCCGGGTTGGCGACACCTCCATGGCGCTTGGGCTGTTCCTGCTGTTTTCGCAACTGGGAACGCTGAATATTCAGGAGTTGATGCACAATGCCCAGGGTCAGTGGCAGACAGGCTCCGGCGTGGCCGTTGCAGCCACGCTGCTGCTGCTCGGCGGCGCAGTCGGCAAGTCCGCCCAGTTACCGCTGCAGACCTGGCTACCGGACGCAATGGCCGGCCCGACGCCGATCAGCGCCCTGATTCATGCCGCGACCATGGTAACCGCCGGTGTCTACCTGATAGCCCGCACGCACCTGCTGTTCGAACTGGCGCCCACTGTTCAGTCTTTGGTCGCCTGGGTCGGGTTGATAACCCTGCTAATGGCCGGCTTTACGGCACTTACACAGAACGACATCAAGCGCATCCTGGCTTATTCAACGATCAGCCAGATCGGTTATATGTTCCTCGGGCTTGGCGTCGGTGCCTGGTCGGCGGCGGTGTTCCACCTGATGACTCATGCTTTTTTCAAGGCGCTGCTGTTTCTGGCGGCTGGCACGGTAATCCTCAGCCTGCATCATGAACACAACATTTTCAAAATGGGCGGTATGCGCAAGCATCTTCCGGTCGCCTTCTGGTCGTTTGTCATCGGCAGTGCTGCCTTGACGGCCTTGCCATTTACCTCCGGTTACTTCAGCAAGGATGAAATACTGTTGGCCGCTCTTGAGAGCGGTGGCAGCGGCACTTTGTTATGGCTGGGGGGTGTACTGGGTGCGTTCTTCACGGCGATCTACAGTTTCAGACTAGTATTTGTGGTGTTTTTCGGCGACTGCCCGCATCCGGCCAAGGAAGTTACCGGCTTCAGAATGGCCGCTCCTCTGGCGGTTCTGGCCGTGCTGGCTTTAGTGGGTGGTTTTATTCAGGTGCCGGTGGATGCGGTCTTCAGCCATGGCGAGACGGTCCATGAAGAACACCATGTCAGTTTTATACTGCATGCCCTGATGATTGCGGTACCCATCATCGGCGTTGGAGTTGCCTACCAGTTTTTCTGCGCCAGAACCTGGTCTGCGCAGAGCCTTGTTAAATCGGGCCTTGGTGCCGCGCTGCACAGATTCTGGTTCAGCGGCTGGGGCATGGACAGGTTGTATCAGATGCTCTTTGTCAGCCCGTTCGTTGCGCTGGCGAGGCTGAATCGGCGCGATATTATCGATCTGCTGGTTGGCCTGCTGGTCTCTATAACCGCCCAGGCGAACCGACTGCTGGTCAGAACACAGACCGGCTACCTGCGCTGGTACGCTGCCAGCGTCATGGCAGGACTTGTCATCCTGATAGCGATAGGAGCATTGCTGTGA
- a CDS encoding NADH-quinone oxidoreductase subunit M has product MILAWLIIILFVGGLAAWLADYVDPRLPRIVALVFLLIDGLLILSVLNEPTLTPPGGSGEWLVYLKADWLPRFQIYFQVGLDGLSWLMTALTVFLGIMAVGAAWNEIRDKAGFFYFNLLWTLAGVIGVFVALDLFLFFFFWEVMLIPMYLIIAIWGHENKSYAAMKFFIFTQISGLLMLIGILAIAYNHYLQFGTFSFDYFALQNVQLAGSAAMLIMLTFFVGFGTKLPSVPLHSWLPDAHSQAPTAGSVILAGILLKTGAYGLIRFTIPLFPEAARQFAPVAMTLAAISIVYCAKVAFAQTDLKRLIAYTSVSHMGFVTLGVFAWNEQAVQGAVMTMLAHGLSAAALFMLAGGLQHRIHTRNMEQMGGFWARVPRMSVVALFFSVAALGMPGLGNFVGEFLALIGAFRVSIPLTAVAALGLILASVYSLWVLQKVFQGSYDSEQHDEAALVDLSRHEMIFYLAMMAGLVWMGMYPKTFLDLSAMTLGSLF; this is encoded by the coding sequence GTGATTCTGGCCTGGTTGATAATCATTCTCTTTGTGGGCGGGCTGGCTGCCTGGCTGGCAGACTATGTTGATCCCAGATTGCCGCGAATCGTTGCGCTGGTCTTTCTGCTCATCGACGGACTGTTGATTCTCAGTGTGCTCAACGAGCCCACTTTAACTCCGCCTGGAGGGTCCGGTGAATGGCTGGTCTACCTCAAGGCGGACTGGCTTCCCCGCTTTCAGATCTACTTCCAGGTGGGGCTGGATGGGCTCAGCTGGCTGATGACGGCGCTGACGGTTTTCCTGGGCATCATGGCCGTAGGTGCGGCCTGGAATGAGATCCGGGACAAAGCCGGATTTTTCTATTTCAACCTGTTGTGGACTCTGGCCGGGGTCATTGGTGTTTTTGTTGCGCTCGACCTGTTCCTGTTTTTCTTTTTCTGGGAAGTCATGTTGATCCCCATGTACCTGATCATTGCTATCTGGGGGCATGAGAACAAGAGCTACGCCGCCATGAAGTTCTTTATCTTTACCCAGATTTCCGGCCTGCTGATGCTGATAGGAATTCTTGCCATCGCCTACAACCATTACCTGCAGTTCGGTACTTTCAGCTTCGATTATTTTGCCCTGCAGAATGTCCAGTTGGCCGGATCTGCCGCAATGCTGATCATGTTGACGTTCTTCGTCGGCTTCGGCACCAAGCTGCCCAGCGTGCCGCTGCATTCCTGGTTACCGGATGCCCACAGTCAGGCGCCGACCGCAGGCAGTGTGATCCTGGCGGGTATCCTTTTGAAAACCGGTGCTTACGGGCTGATTCGTTTCACTATTCCGCTGTTTCCGGAGGCGGCCCGGCAGTTTGCGCCGGTCGCTATGACCCTGGCCGCAATAAGCATCGTCTACTGTGCCAAGGTGGCATTCGCCCAGACCGATCTGAAGCGACTGATTGCGTATACCAGTGTGAGTCACATGGGCTTCGTTACGCTGGGAGTGTTTGCCTGGAACGAGCAGGCGGTTCAGGGTGCAGTGATGACCATGCTGGCACACGGGCTCAGTGCGGCAGCCCTGTTCATGCTGGCAGGCGGTCTCCAGCACCGTATTCACACCCGGAACATGGAGCAGATGGGTGGCTTCTGGGCCCGCGTTCCCAGGATGTCAGTCGTTGCACTGTTCTTTTCGGTAGCGGCGCTCGGGATGCCCGGGCTGGGTAATTTCGTTGGCGAATTTCTGGCGCTGATCGGAGCTTTTCGCGTCAGTATTCCACTTACGGCGGTGGCGGCGCTGGGGCTGATACTGGCTTCCGTCTATTCGCTGTGGGTGCTGCAGAAAGTATTTCAGGGCTCTTATGACAGCGAGCAGCATGATGAAGCGGCCCTGGTCGATCTGAGCAGACATGAAATGATTTTTTATCTGGCCATGATGGCTGGACTGGTGTGGATGGGAATGTACCCCAAGACTTTTCTTGACCTGTCAGCCATGACGCTGGGAAGTCTTTTTTAG
- a CDS encoding NADH-quinone oxidoreductase subunit N, whose protein sequence is METTLTIQDLVPLLPMLVVTAMTVVVMLLIALKRNHPLVGAVTMVGIALALLATFLVLPFAGQQITPLLMIDNYSLFFTAVILVATGAIAVFSFPYLYDLKDEVEEFYLLLLIATIGALVMVSSNHFISAFLGLETLSISLYGMIAYPLHSKDAAKFPLEAAVKYLVLSAVSSAFILFSIALLYAQTGSLQFTDLALANGAAPVADGYYVTSLVLLMAGVGFKLSLAPFHLWTPDVYEGAPLPATMFLATVGKAAMMVLLLRFIIASQALSFSPVVAVMGVIAVLSILAGNVLALLQENLKRILAYSSIAHMGYLLIALIALDGASTRLGVEAISFYLIAYIVMSLGAFGVATVVSSSEKEFDFVADYQGLFWREPWLALLLTAMLLSLAGIPLTVGFIGKFYVVLAGVEGSLWGLLLVLVAGSGISIYYYLRIIYRMLLQSEHQQDFRIAGWSSIGSYAVLALLLFALVLLGVYPASLMALIETVAVSI, encoded by the coding sequence ATGGAAACAACACTAACAATTCAGGATCTTGTGCCGTTACTGCCCATGCTGGTTGTTACAGCAATGACAGTAGTGGTTATGCTGCTGATCGCCCTTAAGCGCAATCATCCCCTGGTGGGGGCGGTCACCATGGTCGGCATCGCGCTGGCCCTGCTGGCGACCTTTCTGGTGCTTCCTTTCGCAGGGCAGCAGATAACACCGCTGTTAATGATAGACAACTACAGCCTGTTCTTCACCGCCGTTATCCTGGTGGCGACCGGGGCCATCGCGGTGTTCAGTTTTCCCTATTTGTATGATCTGAAGGACGAAGTGGAGGAGTTCTATCTGCTGTTGCTTATAGCCACTATCGGTGCGCTGGTGATGGTCAGCAGTAATCACTTCATCAGCGCATTTCTTGGCCTGGAGACGCTCAGCATTTCTCTCTACGGCATGATTGCCTATCCTCTCCACAGCAAGGACGCCGCCAAATTTCCATTGGAGGCGGCGGTAAAATATCTCGTCTTATCAGCGGTTTCTTCTGCTTTTATCCTGTTCAGTATCGCGCTGTTGTATGCCCAGACCGGCAGCCTGCAATTTACCGATCTGGCACTGGCCAATGGGGCAGCCCCGGTGGCTGACGGTTACTATGTCACGTCGCTGGTTCTGCTGATGGCCGGCGTGGGATTCAAGCTGTCATTGGCACCCTTTCATCTCTGGACACCTGACGTCTACGAAGGCGCGCCATTGCCCGCCACCATGTTTCTTGCGACGGTCGGCAAGGCCGCTATGATGGTACTGCTGCTGCGTTTTATTATCGCTTCGCAGGCCCTGTCATTCAGTCCGGTAGTTGCCGTAATGGGTGTGATTGCTGTGCTGTCTATTCTGGCCGGTAATGTCCTGGCGTTGCTGCAGGAAAACCTTAAGCGGATTCTGGCCTACTCCTCGATCGCCCACATGGGGTACCTGTTGATAGCATTAATTGCGCTTGATGGAGCCAGTACCAGACTGGGCGTAGAAGCCATCAGCTTTTACCTCATTGCCTACATAGTGATGTCATTAGGTGCCTTTGGCGTCGCCACGGTAGTCTCGAGCAGCGAAAAGGAATTCGATTTCGTCGCCGATTATCAGGGGCTGTTCTGGCGCGAACCCTGGTTGGCACTGCTGTTGACCGCGATGCTGCTTTCCCTGGCAGGTATCCCGTTGACCGTCGGCTTTATCGGCAAGTTCTACGTAGTGCTGGCAGGGGTAGAAGGCTCGCTCTGGGGGCTGCTGCTGGTTCTTGTTGCCGGCAGTGGCATCAGCATCTACTACTACCTGCGGATCATTTATCGTATGTTGTTGCAGTCGGAACACCAGCAGGATTTCCGGATCGCAGGCTGGAGCAGTATCGGTTCCTACGCGGTATTGGCTTTGCTGCTGTTTGCTCTGGTACTGCTGGGGGTCTATCCGGCGTCTCTTATGGCGCTGATTGAAACGGTGGCCGTCTCTATCTGA
- a CDS encoding NAD(P)H-dependent glycerol-3-phosphate dehydrogenase produces MDIKKVAVLGGGSFGTVIANIIAENGYPVFFWMRSREMSRQVNEQRENTQYLPGYHLHENVTATNDMRTAVSEADIVFVAVPSHSFRAVVRLMRHFFPPTSMLISTTKGIERGTFLLMSEILRQEAPLAKVGVLSGPNLAKEIARRDLTGTVIASEHASVRETVKEILASDYFRVYSNDDFYGIELGGSLKNIYAIVAGMAAALGMGHNTNSMLITRSLTEMARFGRELGADPMTFLGLAGVGDLIVTCSTPLSRNYRIGYNLGKGKSLDESIKEVGQVAEGLNTLKLVKQRADELGVYMPLASALYRVIYEGESIEKIIPSLMQSEQALDVEFAAKEEKRLNREE; encoded by the coding sequence ATGGATATCAAAAAAGTAGCCGTACTTGGGGGTGGCAGCTTCGGTACGGTAATCGCTAACATTATTGCCGAGAACGGCTATCCGGTTTTTTTCTGGATGCGCAGCAGGGAGATGTCGCGTCAGGTCAACGAGCAACGCGAAAATACACAATACCTACCCGGTTATCACCTGCATGAGAACGTCACGGCGACGAATGACATGCGAACCGCTGTCTCCGAAGCGGACATCGTCTTTGTGGCAGTACCAAGCCATTCATTCAGGGCCGTCGTCCGGCTCATGCGGCATTTCTTTCCCCCGACGTCGATGTTGATCAGCACCACCAAAGGCATAGAGCGGGGCACGTTTTTACTGATGAGTGAGATTCTTCGCCAGGAAGCACCACTGGCGAAGGTCGGTGTTCTGAGTGGTCCCAACCTGGCCAAGGAAATAGCCCGTCGGGATCTCACCGGTACGGTGATTGCCAGCGAACACGCGAGTGTGCGCGAGACAGTCAAAGAAATACTGGCTTCAGACTATTTCCGGGTTTACAGCAACGACGATTTCTACGGCATCGAGTTGGGTGGCTCGTTGAAAAACATCTACGCCATCGTTGCCGGCATGGCGGCCGCCCTTGGGATGGGGCACAACACCAACAGCATGCTGATTACCCGCAGTTTGACCGAGATGGCGAGATTCGGCAGGGAACTGGGTGCAGACCCGATGACTTTCCTGGGGCTGGCCGGGGTGGGTGACCTCATTGTAACCTGCTCCACGCCGCTCAGCAGAAACTACCGTATCGGTTACAACCTGGGGAAGGGTAAATCCCTCGACGAGTCGATCAAGGAAGTTGGCCAGGTTGCAGAAGGCCTGAATACCCTGAAGTTGGTCAAGCAGAGGGCCGATGAACTGGGCGTCTATATGCCTCTGGCCAGTGCGCTTTATCGCGTGATCTACGAAGGGGAATCCATCGAAAAAATAATCCCGTCATTGATGCAGAGTGAACAGGCGCTGGATGTTGAGTTTGCCGCTAAAGAAGAGAAGCGGCTGAATCGAGAGGAGTAG
- a CDS encoding DUF4389 domain-containing protein — protein sequence MDDDFDSVAGNLKQRSTWLRILFMLGFGLALYVVGIVLLFITLAQALFSILTGNDNRNLRLLGGDLAEYVNQILSFLTYNSESRPFPFSAFPDQADPSEESTGPAGTPGRATETAEEPDLRKAEAGEGAGSDAEVKKNPRIPVPPDERSIAEQNHLKKERTMSNHEPTSQSENNDGNDKASSEAVFSLANIKVNVNRNRNSKAGPELFAGLKTGRTADENGPASDNEEAENQDK from the coding sequence ATGGATGATGATTTTGACAGCGTGGCTGGAAATTTGAAACAACGATCCACGTGGCTGCGAATACTTTTCATGCTAGGCTTCGGGCTGGCGCTTTACGTGGTCGGGATAGTGCTTTTATTCATCACGTTGGCACAGGCCTTGTTCAGCATTCTGACCGGTAACGACAACCGGAATCTGCGCTTGTTGGGGGGCGACCTCGCGGAATACGTCAATCAGATTCTCAGTTTTCTTACTTATAATTCGGAGAGCCGGCCCTTTCCGTTCAGTGCTTTTCCTGACCAGGCCGACCCCTCGGAAGAATCCACAGGCCCGGCGGGGACGCCTGGCCGCGCAACAGAAACTGCCGAGGAGCCCGATCTGCGGAAGGCCGAGGCTGGCGAAGGGGCAGGGTCTGACGCGGAGGTAAAAAAAAACCCTCGGATTCCGGTGCCACCGGATGAGCGGTCAATTGCAGAACAGAATCACCTAAAAAAGGAAAGAACCATGTCAAACCATGAACCTACATCTCAGAGCGAAAACAATGACGGCAATGACAAGGCCTCGAGCGAAGCCGTTTTCAGTCTTGCCAACATCAAGGTCAACGTAAACAGGAATAGGAACAGTAAAGCAGGGCCGGAGCTGTTTGCCGGTCTGAAGACGGGCAGGACAGCCGATGAGAATGGACCTGCTTCCGATAACGAAGAGGCTGAGAATCAGGATAAGTGA
- a CDS encoding DUF4892 domain-containing protein, translating to MMDQPVGYSAPPNLRLLFGALLLLCWGGHAAAQLPGEVSQARDHSLMARFSGATIVEYAEESDVNYRLVLGNMRRIAGRVVPEQADRLRGDLTRLTYEIPDGYNGADVIAFFRAQAERNGYVTLYSCEGRGCGNSNYWANEVFDNRSLYGPERNQYYMALRADGDQGAAAYLAVYVTTRTNQRLLAHLEILESGLDGGAADNVAPEGEGALGTLLESRSLRLYGLVFDAEDRLTEASGIDAVVRLLEQNRNLAVYVVAHLGGSGGLASLLQRSQRRAEQVREQLLLEGISGDRVLARGIGPLAPGCSEGDCDERVELVLQ from the coding sequence ATGATGGATCAGCCTGTGGGATACTCTGCACCACCAAACCTGCGACTGTTATTCGGTGCGCTGCTCTTGTTGTGCTGGGGAGGACACGCCGCCGCCCAACTTCCTGGAGAAGTGTCGCAAGCGCGGGATCATTCTTTGATGGCACGTTTTTCCGGCGCCACGATCGTTGAATACGCTGAAGAATCCGACGTCAATTATCGCCTGGTGCTTGGCAATATGCGCCGCATTGCAGGCCGTGTTGTGCCCGAGCAGGCAGACCGCCTGCGCGGCGACCTGACCCGCCTGACCTACGAAATTCCTGACGGATACAATGGTGCCGATGTGATCGCTTTCTTCCGGGCCCAGGCGGAACGGAATGGTTATGTAACCCTGTACAGTTGCGAGGGGAGGGGTTGCGGCAACAGCAATTACTGGGCCAATGAGGTATTTGACAATCGCTCGCTGTATGGCCCAGAGCGAAATCAGTACTACATGGCATTGCGAGCCGATGGCGATCAAGGTGCCGCGGCGTATCTTGCTGTTTATGTCACCACCCGAACCAATCAGCGACTTCTCGCTCATCTGGAAATACTCGAATCCGGATTGGATGGCGGTGCAGCGGATAACGTTGCGCCGGAGGGGGAGGGGGCTCTGGGGACGCTGCTGGAATCCCGCAGTCTTCGGCTCTACGGTCTGGTGTTCGATGCGGAAGACAGACTGACAGAGGCTTCAGGTATCGATGCTGTAGTTCGCCTGCTGGAGCAGAATCGAAACCTGGCAGTCTATGTGGTCGCCCACCTTGGAGGATCAGGCGGGCTTGCAAGTCTGCTGCAACGCTCGCAACGGCGCGCCGAGCAGGTCCGGGAGCAGCTTCTGCTGGAAGGCATTAGTGGAGACCGGGTGCTGGCCCGGGGCATTGGGCCGCTGGCGCCGGGTTGCAGCGAGGGAGATTGCGATGAGCGGGTGGAGCTGGTGTTGCAGTAA
- the folE gene encoding GTP cyclohydrolase I FolE has protein sequence MDNAYRQIIDAIGEDPERPGLKDTPARAAKAMRFLTQGYNLNIDDVINGALFPSSSDEMVIVKNIELYSMCEHHLLPFIGKCHVAYLPKGKVIGLSKVARIVDMFARRLQIQESLTNQIAEAILTQTEGTGAGVIIEAQHMCMMMRGVEKQNSVMTTSCMLGAFRNSQSTRNEFLSLVKSG, from the coding sequence ATGGACAACGCTTACAGGCAAATTATTGATGCAATTGGAGAAGACCCCGAGCGCCCTGGTCTGAAAGACACCCCCGCACGGGCAGCGAAAGCCATGCGGTTCCTTACTCAGGGCTATAATCTGAATATCGACGACGTTATCAATGGCGCACTTTTCCCTTCCAGTTCCGACGAGATGGTCATCGTCAAGAATATCGAGCTTTACTCGATGTGCGAGCATCACCTGCTGCCATTTATCGGAAAGTGCCATGTAGCTTATCTTCCCAAAGGCAAGGTTATCGGCCTGTCTAAAGTAGCCCGGATCGTGGATATGTTCGCGCGCAGACTGCAGATTCAGGAAAGTCTTACCAATCAGATCGCCGAAGCGATCCTAACTCAGACCGAAGGGACCGGCGCCGGCGTGATTATTGAAGCCCAGCACATGTGCATGATGATGCGCGGGGTGGAAAAACAGAATTCTGTAATGACGACTTCCTGTATGCTCGGGGCGTTCCGCAACAGCCAGTCTACTCGTAACGAATTTCTTTCACTGGTCAAATCCGGCTGA
- the prmB gene encoding 50S ribosomal protein L3 N(5)-glutamine methyltransferase: MIRYPTTTANSGKDFFPCWHPCYAVAMKVNDYIETLSQRFEQADLCYAHGTDNPWDEACYLVFATLSLDFEDFPTALQRKLSESELQLLEERARRRLEDRIPTAYLVGTAWFAGHPFKSDHRALIPRSPIAELIGQRFNPLLASDPQTVLDLCCGGGCLGIAVALAFPEARVDVLDNSSDALDLARENVSLHGLEERVRVIRSDLFTGLIGRRYDLIVSNPPYVSQQEIDDLPAEFNHEPSTGLLSADNGMELPKRILAEAVDHLNEDGILILEVGYSHPELSARYPDIPFLWLEFEQGGEGVLMLTHDQLAKYRERFK, translated from the coding sequence ATGATCCGCTACCCTACGACAACAGCGAATTCGGGTAAAGATTTTTTTCCCTGCTGGCATCCCTGTTATGCTGTGGCCATGAAAGTCAATGACTATATAGAGACCCTGTCTCAGCGCTTTGAGCAGGCCGACCTGTGTTATGCACACGGCACAGACAATCCCTGGGATGAGGCCTGTTACCTTGTGTTCGCCACCCTGTCACTGGACTTTGAGGATTTTCCAACCGCATTGCAGCGCAAATTGTCGGAGTCAGAGCTGCAGTTGCTCGAGGAAAGGGCCCGGCGGCGCCTGGAAGACAGAATACCTACCGCTTACCTGGTCGGGACCGCCTGGTTTGCCGGCCACCCGTTCAAGTCTGATCACCGTGCCTTGATACCCCGCTCGCCAATTGCTGAACTCATCGGGCAGCGGTTCAACCCGTTGCTGGCCAGCGACCCGCAGACTGTTCTGGATCTTTGTTGTGGTGGGGGATGTCTAGGTATCGCTGTTGCACTGGCATTTCCCGAAGCCCGCGTAGATGTGCTGGACAACTCATCAGATGCGCTGGATCTGGCCCGCGAGAATGTCAGTCTGCATGGGCTTGAGGAGCGCGTCAGAGTGATTCGTTCGGATCTGTTTACCGGCCTGATTGGGCGACGCTACGATCTGATCGTCAGCAATCCGCCTTACGTGAGTCAGCAGGAAATCGATGACTTGCCGGCGGAGTTCAATCATGAGCCCTCTACGGGCCTGCTCTCAGCGGACAACGGCATGGAATTGCCGAAGCGGATTCTTGCGGAAGCTGTCGACCACCTCAACGAGGACGGCATTCTGATTCTGGAGGTTGGTTATTCCCACCCGGAGCTGAGTGCACGATACCCGGATATTCCCTTTCTGTGGCTTGAGTTCGAGCAGGGCGGGGAGGGGGTGTTGATGCTCACACATGACCAGCTCGCCAAGTACAGGGAACGCTTCAAGTAG